Proteins found in one Arthrobacter pascens genomic segment:
- the disA gene encoding DNA integrity scanning diadenylate cyclase DisA has product MARSPEESLKATLGRVAPGTPLRDGLERILRGRTGALIVLGSDRTIESICSGGFDIGIDFSPTRLRELAKMDGAIICDKDAGNILRAAVQLVPDSSIETQESGTRHRTAERVAIQTGVPVISVSQSMQIIALYVNGLRHVLEGSEKVLARANQALATLERYRSRLDQVTSSLSALEIEAMVTVRDVAVTLQRQEMVRRISEEISQYVLELGEDGRLLSLQLDELTVGRGPGSDIIIRDYAGPDASPEDIDKAVSALVNLGPTELIDLGKISGIIGFAGGVDTLDAVVQPRGYRLLSGLKAVPKAVADRLVDHFGGLQFLMAATIDDLMTVDGIGDQRARTVREGLSRMAEASLLDRFL; this is encoded by the coding sequence ATGGCTCGGAGCCCCGAAGAATCGCTCAAGGCGACTCTGGGCAGAGTGGCTCCAGGCACGCCGCTGCGCGATGGCCTGGAACGGATCCTCCGTGGACGCACCGGGGCGCTGATCGTGCTGGGTTCGGACCGGACCATCGAATCCATCTGTTCCGGCGGCTTCGACATCGGCATCGACTTCTCACCCACCCGCCTGCGCGAACTGGCCAAGATGGACGGCGCCATCATCTGCGACAAGGACGCCGGGAACATCCTCCGTGCCGCCGTGCAGCTGGTGCCGGACTCAAGCATCGAAACGCAGGAATCGGGTACCCGGCACCGAACCGCCGAACGCGTTGCCATCCAGACCGGCGTGCCTGTCATTTCCGTTAGCCAGTCCATGCAGATCATCGCGCTGTACGTAAACGGGCTGCGCCACGTGCTGGAGGGATCCGAGAAGGTCCTGGCCCGCGCCAACCAGGCACTTGCCACCCTGGAGCGCTACCGCTCACGCCTGGATCAGGTCACCAGTTCGCTGTCCGCCCTGGAGATCGAGGCCATGGTGACCGTCAGGGATGTGGCCGTCACCCTGCAGCGCCAGGAAATGGTCCGCCGGATCTCTGAGGAGATCTCGCAGTACGTCCTGGAACTCGGCGAGGACGGACGCCTGCTGTCGCTCCAGCTGGATGAGCTCACGGTGGGCCGCGGTCCGGGCAGCGACATCATCATCCGCGACTACGCGGGGCCTGACGCCTCGCCCGAGGACATCGACAAGGCGGTGAGTGCGCTGGTGAACCTGGGCCCCACCGAGCTGATCGACCTCGGCAAGATCTCCGGGATCATCGGCTTTGCCGGCGGTGTGGACACGCTCGACGCCGTGGTGCAGCCCCGCGGATACCGCCTGCTCTCCGGGCTCAAGGCCGTTCCCAAGGCCGTCGCGGACCGCCTGGTGGACCACTTCGGCGGACTGCAGTTCCTGATGGCGGCCACCATCGACGATCTGATGACCGTTGACGGGATCGGCGACCAGCGCGCCCGCACCGTGCGCGAAGGCCTCAGCCGCATGGCCGAAGCCAGCCTGCTGGACCGCTTCCTCTAA